The following are encoded together in the Saccharospirillaceae bacterium genome:
- a CDS encoding glycine cleavage system protein R: MSTFLVLTVIADDKPGIVEQLSAVIAEQGGNWLESRMSHMAGKFAGILRVSIDESKSNSLVSALTSLSSSGIVINAEHSKDAGEVVSSKDLTLNLVGNDRPGIVREVSQTLAKLGVNVLELTTNCESAEMSAVALFRTVAHLRVPEDFEADELTDALEAISNDLMVEINLD; the protein is encoded by the coding sequence ATGTCGACCTTCCTGGTATTAACCGTCATCGCCGATGACAAACCCGGCATCGTAGAGCAACTGTCTGCTGTTATTGCAGAACAAGGTGGTAACTGGTTGGAAAGCCGTATGTCCCATATGGCTGGCAAATTTGCCGGTATCCTGCGGGTCAGCATTGATGAAAGCAAAAGCAACAGCCTGGTCAGTGCGCTGACATCACTCAGCTCTAGCGGCATCGTTATAAATGCTGAGCACAGTAAAGATGCGGGCGAAGTTGTCTCCAGTAAAGATCTGACCCTGAATCTGGTGGGTAATGATCGTCCGGGTATTGTGCGTGAAGTTTCTCAAACATTGGCGAAACTGGGGGTGAACGTGCTGGAGTTAACCACCAACTGCGAAAGTGCTGAAATGTCGGCTGTGGCTCTGTTCCGGACCGTTGCTCATTTGCGTGTCCCTGAAGATTTCGAAGCCGACGAACTGACGGATGCACTGGAAGCTATTTCTAACGATTTAATGGTGGAAATTAACCTCGATTAG
- the trmD gene encoding tRNA (guanosine(37)-N1)-methyltransferase TrmD encodes MRFDIVTLFPDMFQALIDHGVTGRSVKQQKVSIQCWNPRDFTHDNYQTVDDRPYGGGPGMLMKIQPLKDAIKAAKAAAGGDAKVIYMSPQGRRLDQRGVEELAQQQNLILVAGRYEGIDERLIETEIDEEWSLGDFVLSGGEMAAMTMMDAVIRLVPGVLGHELSAQQDSFSDGLLDCPHYTRPELFEGQVVPEVLLSGNHEKIRQWRLKQSLGRTWQRRPDLLEALELTNEQQRLLTEYLAELDEQKFE; translated from the coding sequence ATGAGATTCGATATCGTTACACTGTTTCCTGATATGTTTCAGGCGTTGATTGACCATGGTGTTACTGGTCGGTCAGTAAAGCAGCAGAAGGTATCAATCCAGTGTTGGAATCCAAGGGATTTCACTCACGACAACTATCAGACTGTGGATGATCGACCGTACGGTGGTGGTCCTGGCATGCTGATGAAAATTCAGCCTTTAAAGGACGCTATCAAGGCTGCAAAAGCAGCTGCCGGTGGTGATGCTAAGGTGATTTATATGTCTCCTCAGGGTCGCAGGCTGGATCAGCGCGGAGTCGAAGAGTTGGCTCAGCAACAAAATCTGATTCTGGTTGCCGGACGGTATGAGGGCATCGATGAGCGTCTGATCGAAACTGAGATCGACGAAGAATGGTCGCTGGGAGATTTTGTTCTCAGTGGTGGCGAAATGGCTGCGATGACCATGATGGATGCTGTTATCCGATTAGTTCCTGGTGTTTTAGGCCATGAACTTTCGGCGCAGCAGGACTCATTTTCCGATGGCTTGCTGGATTGTCCACATTACACGCGCCCTGAGCTGTTTGAGGGGCAGGTGGTTCCGGAAGTGTTGCTGAGTGGCAACCATGAAAAAATTCGTCAATGGCGACTAAAGCAGTCGTTAGGTCGTACCTGGCAGCGCAGACCCGATTTATTGGAAGCGCTGGAACTGACAAACGAGCAACAAAGGTTATTGACAGAATATCTGGCTGAGCTTGATGAACAGAAGTTCGAATAA
- a CDS encoding AMP-binding protein, with translation MTDNFCRHFLTQATNHPQRPALRIPQMQGLECIGEDVMTYGELNQLAGALQRHWLKNGASRGMSRGHGLTAGDRVVVIAKPSPALYAVVLSLLASGLVAVFIDTGMGKTKIRQALQDADAKAIVSMKSLLKLRWLIPELRKISSWCIDGAGLFLRALPMTVRPDDKLQLMIPPEHDHGLISFTSGSTGRPKGADRTHNSLDQQHFAIRHHWPDKDGEVDSPCFPVLVLHNLSCGMSTVMPKVDLAAPAQVNVEPLVAHWQLHSVERISGAPAYFSAVCDYLIGNDQSLPQITSLSIGGAPVSLELANKLREVFPNAWARIAYGSTEAEPIAALELDDYLNFPDPSAGLLVGSVVDEAELLIANLDSDGQPIACDQGEAGEILVAGPHVLQGYYHNPVADKANKIPRPQGDVWHRTGDVGYFDPDQRLWLTGRLVDAIRLKSGFMQPFPLEQQLDQLAGIQRSAAVQCGERLCLFVVSDHVLDDIEILIEEFMPAASWLLIRLKEMPVDGRHNSKIDRPGLRQQIADGKLKNKLEELVFEKD, from the coding sequence ATGACGGATAACTTTTGCCGTCACTTTCTGACTCAGGCAACAAATCATCCACAACGTCCGGCTTTGCGCATTCCACAAATGCAGGGTTTGGAATGTATCGGTGAGGATGTGATGACTTACGGCGAACTCAATCAGCTGGCCGGAGCGTTACAGCGTCATTGGCTAAAAAATGGTGCCAGTCGCGGCATGAGTCGGGGACACGGATTAACCGCCGGTGATCGAGTGGTGGTTATTGCTAAACCGTCTCCGGCATTGTACGCGGTGGTGTTGAGTTTATTAGCATCGGGCCTGGTTGCGGTATTTATCGACACGGGCATGGGTAAAACCAAGATTCGTCAGGCGTTGCAGGATGCAGATGCCAAAGCCATTGTCAGTATGAAATCACTACTGAAATTACGCTGGCTGATTCCTGAACTACGTAAAATCAGCAGCTGGTGTATCGATGGTGCTGGTTTATTCTTACGCGCTCTGCCGATGACGGTTCGTCCGGATGATAAGCTGCAACTTATGATTCCACCCGAACATGATCATGGCTTAATTTCCTTTACCTCGGGCAGTACAGGACGCCCTAAAGGTGCTGATCGAACACACAACAGTTTGGATCAGCAGCATTTTGCTATCCGGCATCATTGGCCGGACAAAGACGGTGAAGTCGATAGCCCGTGTTTTCCGGTTCTCGTGTTACACAATCTCAGCTGCGGCATGAGTACGGTGATGCCGAAAGTGGATCTTGCGGCACCCGCTCAGGTAAATGTTGAACCTTTGGTGGCGCATTGGCAGCTACATAGCGTTGAACGGATCAGCGGTGCTCCGGCGTATTTTTCCGCTGTTTGTGATTATTTAATCGGTAATGATCAGTCTTTGCCCCAAATCACCAGCCTAAGCATTGGTGGCGCACCCGTGTCTCTGGAGCTGGCAAACAAGCTGCGCGAAGTCTTTCCCAATGCCTGGGCGCGGATTGCTTATGGCTCGACTGAAGCGGAGCCGATTGCTGCATTGGAGTTGGACGATTATTTAAACTTCCCTGATCCATCCGCGGGTTTATTGGTCGGGTCGGTGGTTGATGAAGCCGAGTTGCTGATTGCCAATCTGGATTCTGATGGGCAACCGATTGCTTGTGATCAGGGAGAGGCGGGCGAGATACTGGTGGCTGGCCCGCATGTATTGCAGGGTTACTACCATAACCCTGTGGCGGATAAAGCCAATAAAATTCCCCGGCCACAGGGCGATGTTTGGCACCGCACCGGCGATGTGGGGTACTTTGATCCGGATCAACGCCTGTGGTTAACCGGCCGTTTGGTGGACGCTATTCGGTTAAAGAGCGGTTTTATGCAGCCGTTCCCACTGGAACAGCAGCTTGATCAGTTAGCGGGAATTCAGCGCAGCGCCGCTGTGCAGTGTGGCGAAAGGCTCTGTCTGTTTGTTGTCAGCGACCATGTTCTTGATGATATCGAAATTTTGATCGAAGAATTTATGCCAGCAGCATCCTGGTTATTAATCCGATTGAAAGAAATGCCGGTCGATGGTCGTCATAACAGTAAAATAGATCGACCAGGACTGCGACAACAAATAGCCGATGGCAAATTAAAAAATAAACTGGAAGAGCTGGTTTTCGAAAAAGACTAG
- a CDS encoding 50S ribosomal protein L11 methyltransferase gives MSIGELSRALLLPGAQLKQTVTQQLKLWLLDLDVESVHMDAKQIGQFWQNLPYWAFAWAGGRVLAQYIVDHPQAVAGKRVLDFGCGSGLVGIAAAKAGASEVWVADLDSHALLAAKANAELNDVTVQLVDSDVGWPDVDLLLASDVLYDISSSHDLRNLMLQIPDWLLAENEQVAPDWVQLQPLWHCNTSTLPAIGDFDESVSLQVYGRCE, from the coding sequence ATGTCAATTGGTGAATTATCCAGAGCCTTGCTTTTGCCGGGCGCTCAGCTCAAACAAACCGTCACCCAGCAACTGAAACTTTGGTTGTTGGATCTGGACGTCGAGTCCGTGCACATGGATGCGAAGCAGATAGGACAGTTCTGGCAAAATTTGCCGTATTGGGCGTTTGCCTGGGCTGGTGGCCGGGTTTTGGCGCAATATATTGTTGATCATCCGCAGGCGGTTGCGGGTAAACGGGTACTGGATTTTGGTTGTGGCTCTGGTTTAGTGGGTATCGCAGCAGCCAAAGCCGGCGCGTCTGAGGTATGGGTCGCAGACCTGGACTCTCATGCGTTATTGGCAGCAAAGGCCAATGCCGAATTGAATGATGTGACTGTTCAGCTGGTGGATTCGGATGTAGGTTGGCCGGATGTTGACCTCCTGTTGGCCAGTGATGTGTTGTACGACATCAGCTCCAGTCACGATCTGCGCAACTTGATGTTGCAAATACCCGATTGGTTACTGGCCGAAAATGAGCAGGTAGCGCCAGATTGGGTTCAGTTACAGCCGCTTTGGCATTGCAATACGTCAACATTACCGGCGATTGGAGATTTTGATGAGAGTGTGTCACTGCAGGTCTATGGTCGCTGTGAGTGA
- the rpsP gene encoding 30S ribosomal protein S16, translating into MVVIRLARGGSKKRPFYSINVADVRMPRDGRFIERVGFFNPVARGQEERLRVDLERVEYWIGKGAQPTDRVAKLLKDVKKAEA; encoded by the coding sequence ATGGTAGTTATCCGTTTAGCCCGTGGCGGCTCTAAAAAACGCCCTTTCTATAGCATTAACGTAGCTGACGTTCGCATGCCTCGCGACGGTCGCTTTATCGAGCGTGTTGGGTTCTTCAACCCTGTTGCTCGTGGCCAGGAAGAGCGTCTGCGTGTTGATCTTGAACGCGTAGAGTACTGGATCGGTAAAGGCGCTCAGCCAACTGATCGTGTAGCTAAGTTACTGAAAGACGTTAAGAAAGCAGAAGCTTAA
- a CDS encoding DsbC family protein: protein MKKTLLAIMCGFAMVSPLQAENTPVKDLTVQVESKLVSAFGPRLKVRDVNLVANGQMLEVVLIDGTVMHMTPDTNNFIYRDELYALGANGPVNMTQARMNPKRADKLAAVADKETVFFPAKGEQKALVNVFTDIDCGYCQKLHREIPRLNELGIAVRYLAYPRAGIKNPQTGQLTGSYQKINYVWCEEDRKEAMTTMKASQRELSVLGQRLRQSPNADTEKQFRAIQTQMSAMMNKSKDCGAPIAAQYSLGGELGVTGTPAIITQDGQLFPGYLPADELATRLGIN, encoded by the coding sequence ATGAAAAAGACCCTGTTGGCCATCATGTGTGGTTTTGCGATGGTCAGTCCGTTGCAGGCAGAAAATACCCCGGTCAAAGATTTAACAGTGCAGGTTGAGAGCAAGCTGGTCTCTGCGTTCGGACCACGATTGAAGGTTCGTGACGTTAACCTGGTCGCCAACGGTCAAATGCTGGAGGTGGTACTGATCGACGGCACTGTTATGCACATGACACCGGACACCAACAACTTTATCTATCGCGATGAGTTGTATGCGTTGGGTGCGAACGGCCCTGTGAATATGACTCAGGCTCGCATGAATCCCAAGCGTGCAGACAAACTTGCGGCGGTTGCCGACAAAGAGACCGTATTTTTCCCTGCCAAGGGTGAGCAAAAAGCGCTGGTTAATGTCTTCACCGATATTGATTGTGGTTACTGCCAGAAGCTACACCGGGAAATTCCTCGCCTGAATGAATTGGGCATTGCAGTCCGTTATCTCGCCTATCCACGTGCTGGCATCAAAAACCCTCAGACGGGTCAGCTGACCGGTTCGTATCAGAAAATTAATTACGTCTGGTGCGAAGAAGATCGTAAAGAGGCGATGACGACCATGAAGGCCAGTCAGCGCGAGTTAAGTGTATTGGGTCAGCGTTTGCGCCAGAGCCCGAATGCCGATACTGAAAAACAGTTCCGCGCAATTCAGACTCAAATGTCAGCCATGATGAATAAGTCGAAAGACTGCGGGGCACCAATTGCAGCTCAATACAGCCTGGGTGGGGAATTGGGTGTAACCGGTACGCCGGCGATTATTACCCAGGATGGTCAGCTGTTCCCTGGGTATTTGCCAGCCGATGAGCTTGCGACCCGTTTAGGTATTAATTAA
- a CDS encoding CDP-archaeol synthase, whose product MTNTNSPWLIRLNRVDCITLLSVPLTLLAISEVLQQHIMSALGLLYLAMTADALDGMLARRWNLTRNFGRYLDGFMDVLIYLLAPALILMQWGFNGWWMIPLLLMVGCGCIRLSVFNETGNLGEDQQEEAAKPGDNAAEHGNEQKEPVSETSADGLAYQGMPVFWSLFIIAPLLWLNTLGFVSMPVTKVLLAVALTVFSYLMVRKARFFKFSSLQQILTLTLGGFLLWTLVSDSDGLAKALLTAFYLQIPVVIGGVLHMVVVSRNYFPLLAKPIWKTAFGANKTWRGFLVVPVLTAAGALVLLPLEWLLGDHSPFAGHSLLIAGAIAGLGYMFGELPNSLIKRRLGIGAGELPEQGKVITIAVDQLDSAIGVAIAYSLWLGISTEVVGWYIVSFPLTALIVKDWLHKNALKQSAV is encoded by the coding sequence ATGACAAATACAAATTCACCGTGGTTAATTCGCTTAAATCGTGTCGATTGCATCACCTTATTAAGCGTCCCGCTGACGTTATTGGCGATCAGCGAAGTGTTACAACAACATATTATGTCTGCCCTTGGGCTGCTGTATTTGGCAATGACTGCAGATGCACTGGATGGCATGCTGGCCCGGCGCTGGAATTTAACCCGTAATTTTGGCCGCTATCTTGACGGCTTTATGGATGTATTGATCTACCTGTTGGCTCCGGCACTGATTTTGATGCAATGGGGCTTTAATGGTTGGTGGATGATTCCGCTGCTGCTTATGGTTGGCTGTGGTTGTATTCGGTTGTCGGTATTTAATGAGACCGGCAATCTGGGAGAAGACCAACAAGAAGAGGCTGCGAAGCCAGGTGACAATGCAGCAGAGCATGGCAATGAGCAGAAAGAACCGGTGAGCGAAACTTCTGCTGATGGTCTGGCCTACCAGGGTATGCCAGTATTCTGGAGTCTGTTTATTATTGCCCCATTATTGTGGCTGAACACACTGGGATTCGTGTCAATGCCGGTAACCAAGGTATTACTGGCTGTTGCTCTGACGGTATTCAGTTACTTGATGGTTCGTAAAGCACGTTTCTTTAAGTTCAGCTCGCTGCAACAAATTCTGACATTGACTCTGGGTGGCTTCCTCTTATGGACGTTGGTCAGCGATAGTGATGGCCTGGCAAAAGCGTTATTAACAGCCTTTTACCTTCAGATTCCGGTTGTAATTGGCGGCGTGCTGCATATGGTTGTCGTGAGTCGCAACTATTTTCCGCTGCTGGCTAAGCCGATCTGGAAAACAGCGTTTGGTGCCAATAAAACCTGGCGTGGCTTTCTGGTCGTGCCGGTTTTGACGGCCGCGGGGGCGCTCGTCTTACTGCCATTGGAATGGTTGTTAGGCGACCATTCACCCTTTGCCGGACATTCTTTGCTGATTGCTGGTGCCATCGCTGGTCTGGGTTATATGTTCGGTGAATTACCGAACTCGCTGATTAAACGCCGTTTGGGCATTGGTGCTGGCGAACTGCCGGAGCAGGGAAAGGTGATTACAATTGCGGTGGATCAGCTGGACTCTGCCATTGGTGTCGCCATCGCTTACTCCCTGTGGTTGGGTATCAGTACCGAGGTGGTGGGCTGGTATATTGTCAGTTTTCCGCTGACCGCCTTGATTGTGAAAGATTGGCTGCATAAAAACGCGCTCAAACAAAGCGCAGTCTGA
- a CDS encoding homoserine dehydrogenase: MKPVKVGICGLGTVGGGTFNVLTSNAQEIARRAGREIIVEQIGTRRDNPDCDTSSTAVSRDIFDVARNPEIDVIVELIGGYDVARELVLTAIENGKHVVTANKALIAVHGDEIFAAAEAQGVSVMYEAGVAGGIPIIKAVREGLAANSINWLAGIINGTGNFILTEMRDKGRDFADVLKEAQELGYAEADPTFDVEGIDAAHKLTILSSIAYGIPLQFDRCYTEGIGNITPDDVEYAEELGYRIKHLGVSRRADNGIDLRVHPTMIPVGRPIATVDGVLNAVMVNGDAVGDTLYVGAGAGAGPTASAVVADIVDLARAIDAPASARVNHLAFTSIDNVAVLPMDEVETAYYLRIEAQDKAGVLANVASILSERGINIEAIIQKEPKEGEDLAQIILLTHRIVEKTMNNAISAIEGLESTVGAVTRIRVEHLS, encoded by the coding sequence TTGAAACCGGTTAAAGTGGGTATCTGTGGTTTAGGTACAGTTGGCGGCGGCACGTTTAATGTTCTCACCAGCAATGCGCAGGAAATTGCGCGCCGGGCAGGTCGTGAAATTATTGTCGAGCAGATTGGCACTCGGCGCGATAATCCAGATTGTGACACCAGCAGCACAGCCGTTAGTCGTGACATTTTTGATGTGGCAAGAAACCCGGAGATCGACGTTATTGTTGAACTGATTGGTGGCTACGACGTTGCTCGCGAGTTGGTGTTAACTGCGATTGAAAACGGTAAGCACGTGGTTACTGCGAACAAGGCACTGATTGCAGTACACGGTGACGAAATTTTTGCGGCAGCAGAAGCCCAAGGCGTTTCTGTTATGTACGAAGCCGGTGTTGCTGGTGGCATCCCAATCATCAAGGCGGTGAGGGAGGGCTTAGCTGCCAATAGTATTAACTGGCTCGCTGGCATTATTAACGGCACCGGTAACTTCATTCTGACTGAAATGCGTGACAAAGGACGTGACTTTGCTGACGTATTAAAAGAAGCTCAGGAGCTGGGATACGCAGAGGCCGATCCAACATTCGACGTTGAAGGCATCGATGCTGCGCATAAGTTGACCATATTGTCTTCCATTGCTTATGGCATTCCATTGCAATTTGACCGCTGCTATACCGAAGGTATCGGCAACATCACGCCGGATGATGTTGAGTACGCGGAAGAGCTGGGCTATCGCATCAAACATCTGGGTGTCAGCCGTCGTGCTGACAACGGTATTGATCTGCGTGTTCATCCAACCATGATCCCGGTTGGCCGTCCGATTGCGACCGTTGATGGCGTATTAAACGCGGTTATGGTTAACGGCGATGCGGTTGGTGATACTTTGTATGTTGGTGCTGGTGCTGGTGCTGGGCCAACGGCTTCTGCCGTCGTCGCAGACATCGTCGATCTGGCACGCGCAATTGATGCACCGGCCTCGGCCCGGGTGAATCATCTGGCGTTCACCAGTATTGATAATGTGGCTGTGCTGCCGATGGATGAGGTTGAAACAGCATATTACCTGCGTATTGAAGCGCAGGACAAAGCCGGTGTGCTGGCCAATGTCGCATCGATTCTGAGTGAACGTGGTATCAATATTGAGGCCATCATTCAGAAGGAACCAAAAGAAGGTGAAGATCTGGCGCAAATCATTTTGCTGACCCACCGTATTGTGGAAAAAACCATGAACAATGCGATCAGCGCGATTGAAGGTTTGGAAAGCACTGTCGGCGCAGTTACCCGTATTCGCGTTGAACATCTGAGCTGA
- a CDS encoding DUF1329 domain-containing protein, translating into MNQTYAAVSEQDAQRLGKDLTPVGADKLGNGSDIPAWRGGLDRKDGMVPGQFHADPFANDQPLYRITAQNIDQHEKRLTKGQKALLRAFPDMFFEVYPSRRSASYPQYVYDAIKANATSAELMKYGSGVTGAMMSSPFPIPKSGLEVLWNHTLRFRGHSFSFSAYTASVTAGGSRSETLRDYQYFFAYSVPGIDAKELDNKIFFLKRKTLAPAKLAGRITLVHETLDQVRSPRKSWVYVPGQRRLRRTPDLSYDTADVNTNSIRTIDQVDMFNGAPDYYQWELIGKQELFIPYNAYKVHQGDLTNNDILLDNHLNSSLLRYEPHRVWVVEATLRVGFDHKYAKRRYYVDEDSWSIIYAEEYSKEGELLQVTEAHPINFYDMQLVYPTLEVTYDIKRNLYYAEGLDNERGSTLNAFEDFNKRQFSTSAVRREAKR; encoded by the coding sequence ATGAATCAGACTTATGCCGCCGTATCGGAGCAGGATGCACAACGATTGGGAAAAGATCTGACGCCGGTCGGTGCTGATAAGCTGGGAAATGGCTCAGATATCCCGGCCTGGCGTGGCGGTCTGGACAGAAAAGACGGAATGGTTCCCGGACAGTTTCATGCTGATCCGTTTGCCAATGATCAACCTCTGTATCGTATTACTGCACAAAATATCGACCAACATGAAAAGCGTCTGACCAAGGGGCAAAAAGCGCTGTTGCGTGCCTTCCCGGATATGTTTTTTGAAGTGTATCCGAGCCGCCGCTCTGCTTCATATCCGCAGTACGTATACGACGCAATCAAGGCCAATGCCACATCGGCGGAACTGATGAAGTATGGCTCTGGTGTAACCGGTGCCATGATGTCATCACCTTTCCCAATACCGAAAAGCGGTTTGGAAGTGCTGTGGAATCACACTTTGCGGTTTCGTGGACACTCATTTTCTTTCTCGGCTTACACGGCCTCTGTGACTGCAGGCGGTAGCCGCTCTGAAACGTTAAGAGATTATCAGTACTTTTTTGCTTACAGCGTGCCGGGTATTGATGCAAAAGAACTCGATAATAAAATCTTCTTTCTAAAGCGTAAAACCCTGGCTCCGGCTAAATTGGCCGGGCGCATCACGCTGGTGCATGAGACACTCGATCAGGTTCGCTCACCGCGTAAATCCTGGGTATATGTGCCGGGACAACGGAGGCTGCGTCGTACACCGGATTTGTCGTATGACACTGCAGACGTAAACACTAACTCAATCCGGACCATCGACCAGGTTGATATGTTTAATGGCGCTCCCGATTACTATCAATGGGAGTTGATTGGTAAGCAGGAGTTATTCATTCCGTATAATGCTTACAAAGTGCATCAAGGCGATCTGACAAACAACGACATTCTGTTGGACAATCACCTGAATTCGTCATTGTTGCGTTACGAGCCACATCGTGTCTGGGTCGTTGAAGCAACATTGCGTGTTGGCTTTGACCACAAGTACGCCAAGCGTCGTTACTATGTCGATGAAGATTCCTGGTCGATTATTTACGCCGAAGAATATTCGAAAGAGGGGGAGCTTTTGCAAGTGACGGAAGCGCATCCGATCAATTTCTATGACATGCAGTTAGTGTATCCGACGCTGGAGGTGACTTACGATATAAAAAGGAACCTTTATTACGCAGAAGGTCTCGATAATGAGCGCGGTTCAACGCTGAACGCATTTGAAGATTTTAATAAACGTCAGTTCTCCACCAGCGCTGTTCGTCGTGAGGCAAAACGTTAA
- a CDS encoding murein transglycosylase domain-containing protein, whose amino-acid sequence MPLLFLLFLFCGSLSATELPENFAELPDDVQAVILEYAFFAEQADQVWGEAFEESSIHSMVKYLDNYHTRVRIDFARGRIRVESQGSKTPLKSLQKAISATLLTPANPNAIDLYTASDFGLTGKPFLAGQVVDHQGKSVLYPWRAEQYAKYLTSKKLQKRGSRYWIDIPMVGNYRKVGANRYRLPVVAAAEKYRVSEALIFAIMETESSFNPMAVSHAKAYGLMQVMRNTAGKDVFQRIYKRRDKPSRNYLLDPEKNIDAGSAYLSILRDVYLKGVQGWLKKEYCVIAAYNGGAGNLFKAFHSNRRKALARINAMSTQQVYNTIVNDHPKLESRRYLQKVIKFKKKYVNW is encoded by the coding sequence GTGCCCTTACTTTTTCTGCTGTTTTTATTTTGTGGTTCTTTGAGTGCCACAGAACTCCCCGAAAATTTTGCTGAGCTGCCTGACGATGTTCAGGCGGTGATTCTGGAATATGCATTTTTTGCCGAGCAGGCCGACCAGGTCTGGGGTGAGGCGTTTGAAGAAAGCTCAATTCACTCAATGGTGAAATACCTCGATAACTATCACACGCGTGTACGAATCGACTTTGCCAGGGGGCGAATCCGGGTAGAAAGTCAGGGTTCAAAAACGCCGCTTAAATCGTTACAAAAAGCCATCAGCGCAACGCTCTTAACGCCAGCCAACCCTAATGCCATCGATTTATACACAGCGTCTGATTTCGGTTTGACCGGCAAACCGTTTCTGGCTGGTCAGGTGGTCGACCATCAGGGGAAAAGTGTGCTGTACCCATGGCGAGCCGAGCAATACGCGAAGTACCTGACATCGAAAAAACTCCAAAAACGCGGTTCTCGATACTGGATCGATATTCCGATGGTGGGTAACTATCGTAAGGTAGGCGCGAATCGTTATCGCCTTCCGGTCGTTGCTGCCGCCGAAAAATACCGGGTATCTGAAGCATTGATTTTCGCCATTATGGAAACTGAAAGCAGCTTTAACCCAATGGCGGTTTCCCATGCCAAGGCTTACGGTCTGATGCAAGTGATGCGTAACACCGCAGGTAAGGATGTTTTTCAGCGCATTTACAAGCGCCGTGATAAACCCAGCCGCAATTATTTATTGGACCCGGAGAAGAATATCGACGCTGGTTCCGCATACCTGTCTATTCTGCGCGATGTGTACCTCAAGGGTGTACAGGGATGGCTGAAAAAAGAATATTGCGTGATAGCGGCATACAACGGCGGGGCTGGTAATTTGTTTAAGGCGTTTCATTCCAACCGCAGGAAAGCGCTGGCGCGCATTAATGCGATGAGCACTCAGCAAGTGTATAACACCATCGTTAATGACCATCCTAAATTAGAGTCTCGCCGTTATCTGCAGAAAGTGATCAAATTTAAGAAGAAATATGTCAATTGGTGA
- the rimM gene encoding ribosome maturation factor RimM (Essential for efficient processing of 16S rRNA), whose product MAGQSVAGNVTHRDITVLGKVTTAFGIKGWVKVYSYTDPMTNILQYPVWLLNVNGHWKEYKLRDSRPQGKGLAAALEGINDRDQALALSQLEIGIPTNELPELEEDEHYWFQLVGLKVVNTEGQLLGQVKELFDSGGGNQVVVIKGCEGSIDKQQRLIPFVDAIVLEVDLEGGEIQVDWEADF is encoded by the coding sequence ATGGCAGGTCAAAGCGTTGCTGGTAACGTAACTCATCGGGATATCACAGTCCTGGGAAAAGTTACTACTGCGTTTGGCATTAAAGGTTGGGTTAAGGTGTACTCGTATACCGATCCCATGACGAACATTCTGCAGTATCCGGTTTGGTTGTTAAACGTAAATGGCCACTGGAAAGAATACAAACTGCGTGACAGTCGTCCCCAAGGCAAAGGGTTAGCGGCAGCTCTGGAAGGAATTAACGATCGTGATCAGGCTCTGGCTTTATCGCAGCTTGAAATCGGTATTCCAACCAATGAGTTACCTGAACTCGAAGAAGACGAACATTATTGGTTCCAGCTTGTCGGCCTGAAGGTCGTGAATACTGAAGGGCAGTTGCTGGGCCAGGTAAAGGAACTATTTGACTCCGGTGGTGGCAATCAGGTGGTGGTTATCAAGGGTTGCGAAGGCAGCATTGATAAACAACAGCGACTGATTCCATTCGTGGATGCAATTGTTCTTGAGGTCGATCTGGAAGGCGGTGAAATCCAGGTGGACTGGGAAGCGGATTTTTAA
- the rplS gene encoding 50S ribosomal protein L19 yields MSNKNLIIQQIENAQLKTDLPEFGPGDTVVVQVKVKEGNRERLQAFEGVVIGKRNRGLNSAFTVRKISHGVGVERTFQTHSPLVDSVAVKRRGDVRQAKLYYLRERSGKSARIKEKLAKQS; encoded by the coding sequence ATGAGCAACAAAAACTTAATCATTCAGCAGATTGAAAACGCACAGCTGAAAACTGACTTACCAGAATTCGGCCCAGGTGACACTGTCGTCGTACAGGTTAAAGTAAAAGAAGGTAACCGTGAGCGTCTGCAGGCGTTCGAAGGTGTGGTAATCGGTAAGCGTAACCGTGGCCTGAACTCTGCTTTCACCGTACGTAAGATTTCTCACGGTGTTGGCGTTGAACGTACTTTCCAGACTCACAGCCCACTGGTTGACAGCGTAGCAGTTAAGCGTCGTGGTGACGTTCGTCAGGCGAAACTGTACTACCTGCGTGAGCGTAGCGGTAAGTCTGCACGTATTAAAGAGAAGCTGGCTAAGCAAAGCTAA